A portion of the Edaphobacter bradus genome contains these proteins:
- a CDS encoding DoxX family protein: MSKSLDNLQPWGAFFMRLVLGLAMTYHGFSKVIPAGGFHGGNAFSAIDHFGHHVTSLGLPYWLGCIAALTEFLGGILILLGLLTRFAAFMIACDMAVALVMVNRHHGYSGSEYGLALLVVALMLFFYGAGTCALDRKLGLA; the protein is encoded by the coding sequence GTGTCCAAATCGCTCGACAACCTGCAGCCCTGGGGCGCTTTCTTCATGCGCCTTGTTCTCGGACTCGCAATGACCTATCACGGTTTCAGCAAGGTGATCCCGGCTGGTGGCTTCCACGGCGGCAATGCCTTTTCCGCCATCGACCACTTCGGACACCACGTTACATCACTCGGACTTCCCTACTGGCTCGGCTGCATCGCGGCGCTTACTGAGTTCCTGGGAGGAATTCTCATCCTGCTCGGTCTGCTTACACGCTTTGCCGCGTTCATGATCGCCTGCGACATGGCCGTCGCTCTGGTAATGGTCAATCGTCACCACGGGTATTCCGGCTCGGAGTATGGTCTGGCCCTTTTGGTCGTCGCGCTGATGCTTTTCTTTTATGGGGCGGGGACCTGCGCTCTTGACCGCAAGCTCGGCCTCGCCTGA
- the carB gene encoding carbamoyl-phosphate synthase large subunit produces the protein MPRRNDIQKILVIGSGPIVIGQSAEFDYSGTQACKALQAEGYEVVLVNSNPASIMTDPEVADRTYIEPLNAAYLEEIIRLEAEMMPAGSGKFALLPTVGGQTALNLAVDLADSGFLEKHGVELIGAKLEAIKKAEDRLLFKDAMNKIGLDMPKSQLVNNVSAGLEFAGKIGFPAVIRPSFTLGGSGGGIAYNREEMTEILSRGLDLSPVHECLIEESVLGWKEYELEVMRDLKDNVIIICSIENFDPMGVHTGDSITVAPAQTLTDREYQVMRDAAINVIREIGVETGGSNVQFAVNPITGRMTVIEMNPRVSRSSALASKATGFPIAKIAARLAVGYTLDEIQNDITKATPACFEPTIDYVVVKIPKWQFEKFPGADETLGPQMKSVGEVMAIGRTFKESMMKAVRSLETGKKATADDIEPRRLTQRLVTPHPDRLTYVRYAFERGMSVREIARLTSMDPWFLHQIKQITDEIKAVGATNMEAVTADQLRSAKRMGISDERLAASWGLSGSEGTAAVRALRMKLGVKPVYKLVDTCAAEFESFTPYLYSCYEEEDEATPTGKKKVLILGSGPNRIGQGIEFDYCCCHAAFALREDGYETVMINCNPETVSTDYDTSDRLYFEPLTLEDVLAVYEHEASSGAEIGMIVQFGGQTPLNLSLPLKKAGVPIIGTSPESIDLAEDRKRFGKLIEDLKIPQPEGAMATSVEEAVAGANRVGYPVLVRPSYVLGGRAMVIAYDDEAVVRYMSTAIEYSQERPVLIDHFLEDATEVDVDALCDGDDVVIAGIMEHIEEAGIHSGDSSCVLPAVDLSKDVLDRIRDYTRKLAMALDVRGLVNIQFAIQHGKVYVIEVNPRASRTVPYVSKATGIPLAKIASRIMVGRKLKELLPAQVASGADLDTGTHFFVKSPVFPWGKFQGVDPVLGPEMRSTGEVMGVADNFGEAFAKAQLAAGQVLPLKGTMFLSVNDHDKDGAVSLARQFVEMGFHLVATHGTAAVLEQAGLQPERVYKVKEGRPNVVDLIKGDRIQLIVNTPHGQDTFFDEKAIRRAAVQARIPTITTLAAARAAAEGISALQQGSLSVLSLQELHAARTVAVED, from the coding sequence ATGCCACGCAGGAATGACATTCAGAAGATTCTGGTGATCGGCTCTGGGCCGATTGTGATTGGGCAGTCGGCGGAGTTCGACTACTCCGGCACGCAGGCGTGCAAAGCGCTGCAGGCCGAGGGCTATGAGGTTGTTCTGGTCAACTCGAACCCTGCTTCGATCATGACCGATCCCGAGGTGGCCGACCGTACCTACATCGAGCCGCTGAACGCGGCCTATCTCGAAGAGATCATCCGGCTGGAGGCCGAGATGATGCCGGCGGGATCAGGCAAGTTTGCGCTGCTTCCTACGGTGGGCGGACAGACAGCGTTGAATCTCGCGGTCGATCTTGCCGACTCGGGCTTCCTTGAGAAGCACGGTGTTGAACTGATCGGCGCAAAGCTTGAGGCGATCAAGAAGGCCGAGGACCGTCTGCTGTTTAAGGATGCGATGAACAAGATCGGCCTCGACATGCCGAAGTCGCAGCTCGTCAACAACGTGAGCGCCGGGCTAGAGTTCGCCGGAAAGATTGGTTTTCCCGCGGTGATTCGGCCGAGCTTCACGCTAGGTGGCTCGGGCGGCGGCATCGCTTACAACCGCGAGGAAATGACAGAGATTCTGTCGCGTGGACTGGACCTCAGCCCAGTGCACGAGTGCCTGATTGAGGAGAGCGTGCTCGGCTGGAAGGAGTACGAGCTCGAGGTGATGCGCGATCTCAAAGACAACGTCATCATCATCTGCTCAATTGAGAACTTCGACCCGATGGGCGTGCATACGGGCGACTCGATCACCGTAGCCCCGGCCCAGACCCTGACCGACCGCGAGTACCAGGTGATGCGCGACGCCGCAATCAATGTGATCCGCGAGATCGGCGTCGAGACCGGTGGCAGCAACGTGCAGTTCGCCGTGAACCCGATCACCGGGCGCATGACCGTGATCGAGATGAACCCGCGCGTCTCGCGTTCGAGCGCTCTGGCTTCGAAGGCAACTGGCTTTCCCATCGCAAAGATCGCCGCCCGTCTCGCTGTCGGCTACACCCTGGATGAGATTCAGAACGACATCACGAAGGCCACGCCAGCCTGCTTCGAGCCGACGATCGATTACGTCGTCGTCAAAATTCCCAAGTGGCAGTTTGAGAAGTTCCCTGGCGCCGACGAGACGCTCGGGCCGCAGATGAAGTCGGTCGGCGAGGTGATGGCGATTGGCCGCACCTTCAAGGAATCGATGATGAAGGCAGTTCGCTCGCTCGAGACCGGGAAGAAGGCCACTGCAGATGACATCGAGCCACGCAGACTGACGCAGCGCCTCGTAACTCCTCATCCGGATCGCCTGACATATGTCCGCTACGCCTTTGAGCGCGGCATGTCTGTGCGCGAGATCGCACGTCTGACCTCGATGGACCCGTGGTTCCTGCACCAGATCAAGCAGATTACCGACGAGATCAAGGCGGTGGGCGCAACGAACATGGAAGCGGTGACCGCGGACCAGTTGCGGAGTGCCAAGCGGATGGGAATCTCTGACGAGCGACTGGCAGCAAGCTGGGGCCTGTCCGGCTCCGAGGGCACAGCTGCCGTTCGAGCGCTTCGTATGAAGCTTGGCGTCAAGCCGGTCTACAAGCTCGTCGATACCTGCGCAGCTGAGTTTGAGAGCTTCACGCCTTACCTCTACAGCTGCTACGAGGAAGAGGATGAAGCCACTCCGACGGGGAAGAAGAAGGTTCTGATTCTCGGCAGCGGTCCTAACCGCATCGGGCAGGGAATCGAGTTCGACTATTGCTGCTGCCACGCGGCCTTTGCGTTGCGTGAAGATGGCTACGAGACCGTCATGATCAACTGCAATCCTGAGACTGTCTCGACCGACTACGACACCAGCGACCGGCTGTACTTTGAGCCGCTGACGCTCGAAGATGTGCTTGCGGTCTATGAGCACGAGGCCTCCTCGGGCGCTGAGATCGGGATGATTGTGCAGTTCGGTGGCCAGACTCCGCTGAATCTGTCGCTGCCGCTGAAGAAGGCGGGCGTGCCAATCATCGGGACATCGCCGGAGTCGATCGACCTGGCCGAAGACCGCAAACGCTTCGGCAAGCTCATCGAGGACCTCAAGATCCCGCAGCCTGAGGGCGCGATGGCGACTAGCGTCGAGGAGGCTGTTGCAGGGGCCAATCGTGTTGGATATCCAGTATTGGTGCGGCCTTCGTACGTGCTCGGTGGCCGGGCCATGGTGATTGCATATGACGACGAGGCAGTTGTCCGTTACATGAGCACCGCGATCGAGTACTCGCAGGAGCGGCCGGTACTGATAGACCACTTTCTCGAAGACGCGACCGAGGTGGACGTCGATGCGTTGTGCGACGGCGATGATGTCGTTATCGCGGGCATCATGGAGCACATCGAGGAAGCCGGCATCCACTCGGGCGATTCGTCGTGCGTGCTGCCTGCGGTCGATCTGAGCAAGGATGTGCTCGATAGGATCCGAGACTACACGCGCAAGCTGGCCATGGCGCTCGATGTGCGAGGGTTGGTGAATATCCAGTTCGCCATCCAGCACGGCAAGGTGTACGTCATTGAGGTGAATCCGCGCGCCTCGCGTACGGTTCCGTATGTCTCGAAGGCCACCGGGATTCCTCTGGCCAAGATCGCCTCGCGGATCATGGTGGGTCGCAAGCTGAAGGAACTGCTGCCCGCGCAGGTCGCTTCTGGTGCGGACCTCGATACAGGCACGCACTTCTTCGTCAAATCGCCGGTCTTCCCATGGGGCAAGTTCCAGGGGGTAGACCCGGTACTTGGGCCGGAGATGCGATCGACCGGCGAGGTCATGGGCGTGGCGGACAACTTTGGCGAAGCCTTTGCCAAGGCTCAACTTGCGGCCGGGCAGGTGCTTCCGCTGAAGGGAACGATGTTCCTGAGCGTCAACGATCACGACAAAGATGGCGCTGTCTCGCTGGCCCGGCAGTTCGTCGAGATGGGCTTCCATCTCGTGGCGACCCATGGGACGGCAGCGGTGCTTGAGCAGGCGGGGCTGCAACCGGAGCGCGTCTACAAGGTGAAGGAAGGCCGACCGAACGTCGTGGACCTGATCAAGGGCGACCGGATTCAGTTGATCGTCAACACGCCGCACGGGCAGGATACTTTCTTCGATGAGAAGGCGATCCGAAGGGCGGCGGTACAGGCTCGTATACCTACGATTACGACGCTGGCGGCGGCACGGGCGGCGGCGGAGGGCATCTCAGCGCTGCAGCAGGGAAGCCTGAGCGTCTTGTCACTGCAGGAGTTGCACGCGGCGCGAACTGTTGCGGTTGAGGACTAG
- the carA gene encoding glutamine-hydrolyzing carbamoyl-phosphate synthase small subunit: MHAILALEDGRIFRGKSFGARAESSGEVVFNTSLTGYQEIFTDPSYAGQIVVLTNPHIGNYGTTPHDAEAKRPYIEGLVTREFSPVSSNWRSTQVADEYLERYNVPVIAEVDTRAIVRHLRANGVMRGVIASGDNLDVDALVARARSIKKMEGTDLASVVSTKEVYKWDANEPKNQTGDLLLKPAEDKAELHVVAYDFGIKENILRMLARENCRVTVVPARTSAEEVLALNPDGVFFSNGPGDPEPLDYAIENVQKLQGKAPMFGICLGHQIFGLALGGKTYKLKFGHHGGNHPIMNHQTGKVEITAQNHNFAVDPETLDEKTVEKTHTNLNDQTLAGLKHKTDPMFSVQYHPEASPGPHDSHYLFKDFRKMMEEWKK; encoded by the coding sequence ATGCATGCAATACTCGCGCTCGAAGACGGGCGCATCTTTCGCGGCAAGAGCTTTGGCGCAAGAGCGGAGAGCTCTGGCGAAGTGGTCTTCAACACTTCTCTAACCGGCTACCAGGAGATCTTTACCGATCCCTCGTACGCGGGACAGATCGTCGTTCTTACGAACCCTCACATTGGCAACTACGGCACGACTCCTCATGACGCTGAGGCGAAGCGGCCCTATATCGAAGGACTGGTAACTCGTGAGTTCTCGCCGGTGAGTTCCAACTGGCGCTCGACTCAGGTGGCAGACGAATACCTCGAGCGGTATAACGTCCCAGTGATCGCCGAGGTTGATACTCGTGCCATCGTGCGGCATCTGCGCGCGAATGGCGTGATGCGCGGTGTGATCGCCAGCGGCGACAACCTTGACGTCGATGCGCTGGTCGCCCGGGCGCGCTCCATCAAGAAGATGGAGGGCACCGACCTCGCCAGCGTCGTAAGCACCAAGGAGGTGTACAAGTGGGACGCCAATGAGCCGAAGAACCAGACAGGTGACCTGCTGCTGAAGCCCGCGGAGGACAAGGCAGAGTTGCATGTAGTGGCCTACGACTTCGGCATCAAGGAGAACATCCTGCGGATGCTGGCGCGCGAGAACTGCCGTGTCACCGTCGTTCCAGCAAGGACTTCCGCTGAAGAGGTCCTGGCGTTAAATCCGGATGGAGTGTTCTTCTCGAATGGGCCCGGGGATCCTGAGCCGCTGGACTACGCGATTGAGAACGTTCAGAAGCTGCAGGGCAAGGCTCCGATGTTCGGCATCTGCCTTGGGCATCAGATCTTCGGCCTCGCCCTCGGTGGCAAGACCTACAAGCTGAAGTTCGGTCATCACGGCGGCAACCATCCGATCATGAACCATCAGACCGGCAAGGTAGAGATCACCGCACAGAACCACAACTTTGCCGTCGATCCAGAGACGCTGGATGAGAAGACGGTTGAGAAGACACACACTAACCTGAACGATCAGACGCTGGCAGGGCTGAAGCATAAGACAGACCCAATGTTCAGCGTGCAGTACCACCCGGAGGCGAGCCCTGGGCCACACGACTCGCACTATCTCTTCAAAGACTTCCGCAAGATGATGGAAGAGTGGAAGAAATAA
- a CDS encoding alpha/beta hydrolase, with product MPRPTSKLPAALSQTEAVNPLWLLRALGLVLVAALLCSYLALCLLFLQGQWQIVLHPIHSDAKPPATPEAVHFGPDESAIPQLLGVWMPVASGARYATTTILFLPGGDGSRSDFTPTLEALHQLGLNVFAFDYRGYGFSAKTHPSQKKMSEDAESAWRYLTLSRAIPAGQIVPYGAGVGASLAAQLTLAHPEVPALILDSPCADLLKVARYDPRSVFIPVRLLFHERFPLAEPLSTLRAPKLLITTGKSSAEAFRTASDPKISVELPAANGALYGQAITRFLDQYLPQAPDQIVPSAAPLPTNSR from the coding sequence ATGCCTCGCCCCACCTCGAAGCTACCTGCTGCCCTCTCGCAGACCGAAGCCGTCAACCCTCTCTGGCTTCTTAGGGCCCTTGGGCTGGTCCTTGTTGCCGCCCTCCTCTGCAGCTATCTGGCGCTCTGCCTTCTCTTCCTCCAGGGCCAGTGGCAGATCGTGCTGCACCCTATCCACAGCGACGCCAAGCCCCCTGCTACACCCGAAGCCGTCCACTTTGGCCCGGATGAGTCAGCGATCCCACAATTGCTCGGGGTCTGGATGCCCGTAGCATCAGGAGCACGCTACGCCACTACGACGATTCTCTTTCTTCCGGGCGGAGATGGCTCACGTTCCGACTTCACCCCGACCCTTGAGGCTCTCCACCAGCTTGGGCTCAACGTCTTCGCCTTCGACTACCGCGGTTATGGCTTCAGCGCGAAGACCCACCCTAGCCAGAAGAAGATGTCCGAGGACGCCGAGTCGGCCTGGCGCTACCTCACCCTCTCACGCGCCATCCCCGCGGGCCAGATTGTTCCCTACGGTGCAGGCGTAGGCGCCTCCCTGGCGGCGCAACTGACGCTTGCCCATCCCGAGGTCCCAGCGCTGATTCTCGACTCCCCCTGCGCTGACCTGCTCAAGGTCGCCCGCTACGATCCACGTTCCGTGTTCATCCCCGTGCGGCTCCTCTTTCACGAGCGTTTTCCTCTCGCTGAACCGCTCTCCACGCTCCGCGCGCCGAAGCTTCTCATCACGACCGGCAAGTCATCTGCCGAGGCATTCCGCACCGCCTCAGATCCAAAGATCAGCGTCGAACTTCCTGCCGCGAATGGCGCTCTCTACGGTCAGGCCATCACTCGCTTTCTCGACCAATACCTGCCTCAAGCTCCCGACCAGATCGTGCCTAGCGCGGCACCCTTGCCAACAAACTCCCGCTGA
- a CDS encoding DUF1501 domain-containing protein, protein MGNPRNGLTDSSDWGCDMHGRDLATRGASRRGFMKGGALTLVGTSVIPAFLKRSVLAEMTTAATNNKKLVVLFQRGAADGLNIVVPYREKNYYAMRSSIAIKQNEVLDLDGFFGLHPALASFKPLYDAGHLAIIHAAGSPDMTRSHFDAQDYMESGTPGVKVTEDGWLNRALQAEALKGKPSAFRAVALGTQVPRTLQGKVPAIAINNLADFSVAGRGPQTSPISNAFQAMYDESTDAVLHGTGQETFEAVRMLKAADPSKYQPADGVAYPNTPFGNSLKQVAQLMKANLGVEAAFSDIGGWDTHQNQGNVNGQLANRLKEFSETISAFWKDMGQDAENITLVTMSEFGRTARQNGTGGTDHGHANVMFVLGGQVKGGKVYGKWPGLANEQLNEGRDLTVTTDFRRVFGEAAYKTLGSKNMDIVFPGAQINPKQFLEFL, encoded by the coding sequence ATGGGAAACCCAAGGAATGGTTTGACCGACTCGAGCGACTGGGGCTGCGATATGCACGGACGCGACCTCGCGACGCGAGGGGCTAGCCGGCGCGGATTTATGAAGGGCGGTGCCCTGACGCTGGTGGGAACGTCGGTGATCCCAGCCTTCTTGAAGCGAAGCGTCCTGGCCGAGATGACGACGGCAGCGACGAACAATAAGAAGCTCGTGGTGCTCTTCCAGCGTGGTGCGGCCGACGGGTTGAATATCGTTGTGCCCTATCGCGAGAAGAACTACTACGCCATGCGCTCTTCCATTGCCATCAAGCAGAACGAGGTCCTGGATCTGGACGGGTTCTTCGGGTTGCACCCTGCGCTGGCCTCGTTCAAGCCTCTTTACGATGCGGGACATTTGGCGATCATCCATGCTGCCGGCTCGCCGGACATGACGCGGTCGCACTTTGATGCACAAGACTACATGGAGAGCGGAACGCCGGGCGTTAAGGTCACCGAAGACGGCTGGCTGAACCGCGCGCTCCAGGCAGAGGCCCTCAAAGGGAAGCCATCGGCCTTCAGGGCAGTTGCACTCGGCACGCAGGTGCCCCGGACGCTGCAGGGGAAGGTTCCGGCCATTGCGATCAACAACCTGGCGGACTTTTCTGTCGCTGGTCGCGGACCCCAGACTTCGCCCATCAGCAACGCCTTTCAGGCGATGTACGACGAGAGTACGGACGCGGTGCTCCACGGAACAGGGCAGGAGACCTTCGAGGCCGTGCGGATGTTGAAGGCGGCTGATCCGTCGAAGTATCAGCCCGCTGATGGAGTCGCCTATCCGAATACGCCATTCGGCAACAGCCTGAAGCAGGTCGCCCAGTTGATGAAGGCGAACCTGGGAGTCGAGGCTGCGTTCTCAGATATCGGAGGCTGGGATACGCACCAGAACCAGGGAAACGTGAATGGGCAGCTCGCGAACCGGCTGAAGGAATTCTCCGAAACTATCTCCGCTTTCTGGAAGGATATGGGACAGGACGCCGAAAACATTACCCTGGTGACGATGTCGGAGTTTGGCCGGACAGCCCGTCAGAACGGCACGGGCGGAACGGACCACGGTCACGCCAATGTCATGTTCGTCCTTGGCGGACAGGTCAAAGGTGGCAAGGTCTACGGCAAGTGGCCAGGGCTGGCAAACGAACAGTTGAATGAAGGCCGTGATCTTACTGTAACAACTGACTTTAGACGGGTCTTTGGCGAAGCTGCTTACAAGACCCTCGGATCGAAGAACATGGATATCGTCTTTCCAGGGGCCCAGATCAACCCTAAGCAGTTTCTCGAGTTCCTCTAA
- a CDS encoding Rieske (2Fe-2S) protein, with protein sequence MARWVRLCGLSEAPEPGMVSEAEVEGVAVCLANLNGSLSALDNHCPHRGGPLGQGWIEGEAVVCPWHSWMFNAKTGIAEYPPNEQVGVFPLRVDGADVLIEIEQHGASAEVPEEKSFKDADGKPVI encoded by the coding sequence GTGGCACGTTGGGTTAGGTTGTGTGGATTGAGTGAAGCTCCAGAGCCAGGGATGGTAAGCGAGGCAGAGGTTGAGGGAGTCGCTGTCTGCCTCGCGAATCTGAATGGGAGCCTGTCGGCGCTGGATAATCACTGTCCCCATCGCGGAGGACCGCTGGGGCAGGGATGGATCGAGGGCGAAGCCGTGGTATGTCCCTGGCACTCCTGGATGTTCAATGCAAAGACCGGAATCGCGGAATATCCCCCCAATGAGCAGGTCGGAGTCTTTCCTCTCCGGGTTGACGGCGCTGATGTGTTGATCGAGATCGAGCAGCATGGAGCATCTGCGGAGGTTCCCGAGGAGAAATCCTTCAAAGATGCCGATGGAAAGCCAGTAATCTGA
- a CDS encoding alpha-ketoacid dehydrogenase subunit alpha/beta, producing the protein MARQAGTGVVENKKKSEAVAEGPLTREQMVEFYRLMYLSRRTDDREIVLKRQQKIFFQISCAGHEALLVAAGMALRPGYDWFFPYYRDRAICLALGNTVEEQLLQAVGAADDTASGGRQMPSHWSSRKLNIVSPSSSTATQCLHAVGCAEAGRYISGHPEAAAKHEGDYREFKDVKFHGDEVVYVSIGEGSTSQGEFWESLNTASNGKLPVLYVVEDNGYAISTPVEANTPGGNISRLIANFPNFHFAEIDGTDPIASYKAMVEAVAYCRAGKGPALVHGHVIRPYSHSLSDDERLYRPVSELEADALRDPISRMQMWLLREGILDADAINRLEHQVDEEVQRAADRAVMAKLPAPESILVNLYSEDLKPTDARFNTQPAVTADQTERTMADLINCCLKDEMRRDDRIVVFGEDVADASRDEPLRAGVIKGKGGVFKLTSGLQMEFGNDRVWNSPLAEANIVGRAIGMAVRGLKPVVEIQFFDYIWPAMHQLRNELALVRWRSNGGFSCPLVVRVPIGGYLTGGSIYHSQSGESIFTHTPGVRIVMPSNALDALGLLRTAIRCDDPVLFLEHKRLYRETYGRAVYPGPDYCIPFGKAKVVRPGKDLTVITYGAVVPRALQAAEKIQREKGVDVELIDLRTLTPYDWEAIAESVRKTNRVIVAHEDMQSWGYGAEIAARIGDELFHDLDAPVRRVAAMDVFVAYQPLLEDVILPQPEDLYHAMAELAAF; encoded by the coding sequence ATGGCGCGTCAGGCTGGAACAGGTGTAGTTGAGAACAAGAAAAAGAGCGAGGCCGTCGCTGAGGGCCCGCTGACGCGCGAGCAGATGGTGGAGTTCTATCGCCTGATGTACCTCTCACGCCGCACGGATGACCGAGAGATCGTCCTGAAGCGTCAGCAGAAGATATTCTTCCAGATCTCATGCGCCGGACACGAGGCGTTGCTGGTGGCCGCGGGCATGGCGTTGCGCCCGGGGTACGACTGGTTCTTCCCCTACTACCGCGATCGTGCGATCTGTCTTGCATTGGGCAACACGGTCGAAGAGCAGTTGCTGCAGGCCGTGGGAGCCGCGGATGATACGGCAAGCGGCGGCCGCCAGATGCCCTCCCACTGGTCGAGCCGAAAGCTGAACATTGTGAGCCCGTCGTCATCGACGGCGACACAGTGCCTGCACGCGGTGGGATGCGCCGAGGCGGGAAGGTATATCTCAGGGCATCCTGAGGCTGCGGCGAAGCATGAGGGAGACTACCGCGAGTTCAAGGACGTGAAGTTTCATGGCGACGAGGTGGTTTACGTCTCGATCGGAGAGGGCTCGACGAGCCAGGGTGAGTTCTGGGAGTCATTGAATACGGCGAGCAATGGCAAGCTGCCGGTGCTGTATGTCGTCGAGGACAACGGATACGCCATCTCGACGCCGGTTGAGGCCAATACCCCGGGAGGAAACATCTCGCGGCTGATCGCGAACTTCCCGAACTTCCACTTTGCCGAGATTGATGGAACCGACCCGATTGCCAGCTACAAGGCGATGGTCGAGGCGGTTGCCTACTGCCGCGCAGGGAAGGGTCCCGCGCTGGTGCACGGGCATGTGATTCGGCCATACTCGCACTCGCTCAGCGATGACGAGCGACTCTATCGCCCGGTGAGCGAACTTGAGGCCGACGCGCTGCGCGATCCTATCTCGCGGATGCAGATGTGGCTGCTGCGCGAGGGAATCCTCGACGCTGATGCAATCAACAGGCTCGAGCACCAGGTGGATGAAGAGGTTCAGAGGGCGGCGGACAGAGCGGTGATGGCGAAGCTTCCGGCTCCTGAGTCGATCCTGGTGAATCTGTACTCCGAGGACTTGAAGCCCACGGATGCGCGTTTCAACACTCAGCCAGCCGTGACCGCGGACCAGACTGAGCGTACGATGGCCGACCTGATCAACTGCTGTCTGAAAGACGAGATGCGGCGCGATGACCGCATCGTGGTCTTCGGCGAAGACGTAGCCGATGCGAGCCGTGATGAGCCGCTGCGGGCAGGTGTGATTAAGGGCAAGGGCGGAGTCTTCAAGCTGACCTCAGGGCTTCAGATGGAGTTTGGCAACGACCGCGTGTGGAACTCGCCGCTGGCTGAGGCGAACATCGTCGGCCGCGCGATTGGTATGGCTGTGCGCGGTTTGAAGCCGGTCGTCGAGATTCAGTTCTTCGACTACATCTGGCCCGCGATGCATCAGCTGCGCAATGAACTGGCCCTGGTCCGCTGGAGGTCGAACGGTGGCTTCAGCTGCCCGCTCGTGGTCCGGGTTCCCATCGGCGGCTACCTGACCGGCGGGTCGATCTACCACTCGCAGAGCGGCGAGAGCATCTTCACGCATACGCCAGGCGTGCGGATTGTCATGCCGTCGAATGCTCTGGATGCGCTGGGGCTGCTGCGGACAGCGATCCGCTGCGACGATCCGGTGCTGTTTCTGGAGCACAAGCGGCTCTATCGAGAGACGTACGGAAGAGCAGTCTATCCGGGCCCGGATTACTGCATTCCGTTCGGCAAGGCGAAGGTAGTGCGGCCGGGTAAGGACTTGACGGTAATCACTTACGGAGCCGTGGTTCCGCGTGCCTTGCAGGCGGCAGAGAAGATCCAGCGTGAGAAAGGTGTCGATGTCGAGCTGATCGACCTTCGTACGCTCACGCCTTACGACTGGGAGGCGATCGCGGAGAGCGTCCGCAAGACGAACCGCGTGATCGTCGCTCACGAAGACATGCAGAGTTGGGGATATGGGGCAGAGATTGCTGCACGAATCGGCGATGAGCTCTTCCATGACCTCGACGCGCCTGTGCGGCGTGTGGCGGCGATGGACGTCTTTGTCGCATACCAGCCCTTGCTAGAGGATGTGATTCTGCCTCAACCGGAAGACCTGTACCATGCGATGGCAGAGTTAGCGGCGTTTTGA